One Balaenoptera ricei isolate mBalRic1 chromosome 16, mBalRic1.hap2, whole genome shotgun sequence genomic window carries:
- the LOC132350601 gene encoding heterogeneous nuclear ribonucleoprotein A1-like has translation MSKSESPKEPEQLRKLFLGDLSFETTDENLRSHCEQWGALTDCVVMRDPNTKSSRGFGVVTYATVEEVDAAMKARPHEVGGRVGKPKRAVSREDSQRPGAHLTVKKIFLGGIKGDTEELHLRGYFEQYGKIEVIEIITDQGSGKKRGFAFVTFDDHDSVDKTVIQKYHTVNGHNCEVRKAPSQQDMASASSSQRGGSGSGNFGGGRGGNFSGPAGFGGSRGGGGCGGSGDGYNGFGNDGSNFGGGGSYNDFGNYNSQSSNFGPMKGGNFGGRSSGPCGGGGQYFAKPQNQGSYGGSSSSSSYGSGRRL, from the coding sequence ATGTCTAAGTCAGAGTCTCCCAAAGAGCCCGAACAGCTGCGGAAGCTCTTCCTCGGAGATTTGAGCTTTGAAACAACCGATGAGAATCTGAGGAGCCATTGTGAGCAGTGGGGAGCGCTCACAGATTGCGTGGTAATGAGGGATCCAAACACCAAGAGCTCCAGAGGCTTCGGGGTTGTGACGTATGCCACTGTGGAGGAGGTGGATGCGGCCATGAAGGCAAGGCCACACGAGGTGGGTGGAAGAGTTGGGAAACCAAAGAGGGCCGTCTCAAGAGAAGATTCTCAAAGACCTGGTGCCCACTTAACTGTGAAAAAGATTTTTCTTGGTGGCATTAAAGGAGACACTGAAGAACTTCACCTAAGAGGTTATTTTGAACAGTATGGGAAAATTGAAGTGATTGAAATCATAACTGACCAAGGCAGTGGCAAAAAGAGAGGCTTTGCTTTTGTAACCTTTGATGACCATGACTCTGTAGACAAGACTGTCATTCAGAAATACCACACTGTGAATGGCCACAACTGTGAAGTAAGGAAAGCCCCATCTCAGCAAGATATGGCTAGTGCTTCATCCAGCCAAAGAGGTGGAAGTGGTTCTGGAAACTTTGGTGGTGGTCGTGGAGGAAACTTCAGTGGTCCAGCTGGCTTTGGTGGCAGCCGCGGTGGTGGTGGCTgtggtggcagtggggatggCTATAATGGATTCGGTAATGATGGAAGCAATTTTGGAGGTGGCGGAAGCTACAATGATTTTGGCAATTACAACAGTCAATCTTCAAATTTTGGACCCATGAAAGGAGGAAACTTTGGAGGCAGAAGTTCTGGCCCCTGTGGTGGTGGAGGCCAATACTTTGCCAAACCACAAAACCAAGGTAGCTATGGTGgttccagcagcagcagtagctatGGCAGTGGCAGGAGGTTGTAA